The following are encoded together in the Nocardioides okcheonensis genome:
- a CDS encoding extracellular solute-binding protein, with the protein MVRIKKTLTGLAVTALAVTSLAACGSDDDPSGGDGGPESADIRVWLNGTDTPQEARDWLKKTFEDDHPGSTLTIEQQEWDGLVEKLTTSLSSESETPDVVEIGNTQAPTFTSAGAFADLTDDLGDLGGDDLLPGFVDGATVDGATYAVPYYAGSKYIFYRKDLLEEAGLEVPTTLDEFVQTAVALKEANPKPANFSGFWFPGQDWRNGAAFVWAAGGDLATEDGGEWTPALSSPESVAGLEMAQELFEKASGAPKDGNEADPWTPFCAGEVGMMSTPGWVKGLIEAEDTGCPDTFAKQMGVFALPGADGSPAPVLLGGSDIAIAAKSPNQDLAQDAVALMLSDDYQTILAEAGLTPAKESLASLLGDDDYAAATIEAASNAKLTPAAPGWANVEGSRVLEDLFSAIAQGGDVTDLATKADEQMSGQLNG; encoded by the coding sequence GTGGTGCGCATCAAGAAGACGCTGACCGGACTGGCGGTCACCGCGCTCGCCGTCACGTCGCTGGCCGCGTGCGGCAGCGACGACGACCCGTCGGGCGGTGACGGCGGCCCGGAGTCGGCCGACATCCGGGTCTGGCTCAACGGCACGGACACCCCGCAGGAGGCGCGGGACTGGCTGAAGAAGACCTTCGAGGACGACCACCCCGGCTCGACGCTGACCATCGAGCAGCAGGAGTGGGACGGGCTGGTCGAGAAGCTGACCACCTCGCTGTCCAGCGAGTCCGAGACCCCCGACGTCGTCGAGATCGGCAACACGCAGGCGCCGACCTTCACCTCGGCCGGCGCGTTCGCCGACCTCACCGACGACCTCGGCGACCTCGGCGGCGACGACCTGCTGCCCGGCTTCGTGGACGGCGCCACCGTCGACGGCGCGACCTACGCGGTGCCCTACTACGCGGGCTCGAAGTACATCTTCTACCGCAAGGACCTGCTCGAGGAGGCCGGGCTCGAGGTCCCCACGACGCTCGACGAGTTCGTCCAGACGGCCGTCGCGCTCAAGGAGGCCAACCCGAAGCCGGCCAACTTCTCCGGCTTCTGGTTCCCCGGGCAGGACTGGCGCAACGGCGCCGCGTTCGTCTGGGCCGCCGGCGGCGACCTCGCGACCGAGGACGGCGGGGAGTGGACGCCCGCGCTGAGCTCGCCCGAGTCGGTCGCCGGCCTCGAGATGGCCCAGGAGCTCTTCGAGAAGGCCTCCGGCGCGCCCAAGGACGGCAACGAGGCCGACCCGTGGACGCCGTTCTGCGCCGGCGAGGTCGGCATGATGTCGACACCGGGCTGGGTCAAGGGCCTGATCGAGGCGGAGGACACCGGCTGCCCGGACACGTTCGCCAAGCAGATGGGCGTCTTCGCGCTGCCCGGCGCGGACGGCTCCCCGGCGCCGGTGCTGCTCGGCGGCTCCGACATCGCGATCGCCGCGAAGTCGCCCAACCAGGACCTCGCGCAGGACGCCGTCGCGCTGATGCTCAGCGACGACTACCAGACGATCCTGGCCGAGGCCGGCCTCACGCCGGCCAAGGAGTCGCTCGCCTCCCTGCTCGGCGACGACGACTACGCCGCCGCGACGATCGAGGCCGCGTCCAACGCCAAGCTCACGCCGGCCGCGCCCGGCTGGGCCAACGTCGAGGGCTCGCGGGTGCTGGAGGACCTCTTCAGCGCGATCGCCCAGGGCGGCGACGTCACCGACCTGGCGACGAAGGCCGACGAGCAGATGAGCGGCCAGCTGAACGGCTGA
- a CDS encoding ROK family transcriptional regulator: MTPHTPVGRPLRPQGKLLQEDARRHHRSLLLQQLFREGPASRADLARASGLTRVTVSDLVGEMVADGLVTELGAPAESRVGKPPTLVGLAADSSHVIALDLSETDRMTGAVVNLAGTVLSHHTVHVDGAVGEEAVRLVVELATALRAMTDRPVLGIGVGSPGIVDSAGTVVDAPNLAWTDLPLAARLDAELDLPVYVANDANTAVLGEHTFGDSGDGGLMVIRVGTGVGAGLVVGGSLLHGHLGAAGEIGHVVVDPSGDPCACSRTGCLETVLSAPRLRRRTSAPGVDGAAVLAAVGTRLGEVLAPIVAVLNLHEVVLSGPTELLDGPLLDAADRTIRERTMPISSAGLTVRTSKLGEDVVVVGAAVLVLAGELGVS, encoded by the coding sequence GTGACCCCGCACACACCGGTCGGCCGCCCGCTCCGGCCCCAGGGCAAGCTCCTGCAGGAGGACGCCCGCCGCCACCACCGCTCGCTGCTGCTCCAGCAGCTGTTCCGGGAGGGGCCGGCCAGCCGCGCCGACCTCGCCCGGGCGAGCGGGCTGACCCGCGTGACGGTCTCGGACCTCGTCGGCGAGATGGTCGCCGACGGGCTGGTCACCGAGCTCGGAGCCCCCGCCGAGAGCCGGGTCGGCAAGCCCCCCACGCTCGTCGGCCTGGCGGCGGACTCCAGCCACGTCATCGCGCTCGACCTCTCCGAGACCGACCGGATGACCGGCGCCGTCGTCAACCTCGCCGGCACCGTGCTCTCGCACCACACCGTCCACGTCGACGGGGCGGTGGGGGAGGAGGCCGTACGCCTCGTGGTCGAGCTGGCCACCGCGCTGCGGGCCATGACCGACCGGCCGGTGCTGGGCATCGGCGTCGGCAGCCCGGGCATCGTCGACAGCGCCGGCACCGTGGTCGACGCGCCCAACCTGGCGTGGACCGACCTGCCGTTGGCGGCGCGCCTCGACGCCGAGCTCGACCTGCCCGTCTACGTCGCCAACGACGCCAACACCGCCGTCCTCGGCGAGCACACGTTCGGCGACTCCGGCGACGGCGGCCTGATGGTCATCCGGGTCGGCACCGGCGTCGGCGCCGGGCTCGTCGTGGGCGGCTCGTTGCTGCACGGCCACCTCGGCGCCGCCGGCGAGATCGGCCACGTCGTGGTCGACCCGTCCGGCGACCCGTGCGCCTGCTCGCGCACCGGCTGCCTGGAGACGGTGCTGTCCGCGCCGCGGCTGCGGCGGCGTACGTCCGCGCCGGGCGTCGACGGTGCCGCCGTGCTGGCCGCGGTCGGCACCCGCCTGGGCGAGGTCCTCGCCCCCATCGTGGCCGTGCTCAACCTCCACGAGGTCGTGCTGTCCGGCCCCACCGAGCTGCTCGACGGACCGCTGCTCGACGCAGCGGACCGGACCATCCGCGAACGGACCATGCCGATCAGCTCGGCCGGCCTGACCGTCCGCACCTCCAAGCTGGGCGAGGACGTCGTCGTCGTCGGTGCGGCGGTCCTGGTCCTGGCCGGCGAGCTGGGCGTCTCGTGA
- a CDS encoding amidohydrolase family protein, which yields MTDPRAFAEDLGLPGLQDLHTHFLPPRVMAKVRAQFDSAGPLIGRPWPLHYRDEDDALVEVLRSFGVRRFTALPYAHKPDMAEFLNDWAAGFAARVPEAAVCGTFFPEPGVEAYVAARSDPGPGRVEVWKVHVQVGAFTVTDPLLDEAWGILADTGAPVVLHAGSGPVPTEHTGPAPVADLLRRHPRLRLVVAHAGAPEYAEFLALAEDHERVALDTTMAFTPFFEEMGGAYPPDLLPRVRDLGLAGRVHLGSDFPNIPYPYAVQLDALARLDLGEEWLRAVCWDNTAALLG from the coding sequence GTGACCGACCCGCGCGCGTTCGCCGAGGACCTCGGGCTCCCCGGCCTGCAGGACCTGCACACCCACTTCCTGCCGCCGCGGGTGATGGCCAAGGTGCGCGCGCAGTTCGACTCCGCCGGCCCGCTGATCGGGCGGCCCTGGCCGCTGCACTACCGCGACGAGGACGACGCCCTGGTCGAGGTGCTGCGGTCCTTCGGTGTGCGCCGCTTCACCGCGCTGCCCTACGCCCACAAGCCCGACATGGCCGAGTTCCTCAACGACTGGGCCGCCGGCTTCGCCGCCCGGGTGCCCGAGGCCGCGGTCTGCGGCACCTTCTTCCCCGAGCCCGGCGTCGAGGCGTACGTCGCCGCGCGCTCGGATCCCGGCCCGGGCCGCGTCGAGGTCTGGAAGGTGCACGTCCAGGTCGGCGCCTTCACCGTCACCGACCCGCTGCTCGACGAGGCGTGGGGGATCCTCGCCGACACCGGCGCACCCGTCGTGCTCCACGCGGGCAGCGGCCCGGTGCCGACCGAGCACACGGGGCCGGCGCCCGTGGCCGACCTGCTGCGCCGCCACCCCCGGCTGCGGCTGGTCGTCGCCCACGCCGGCGCGCCGGAGTACGCCGAGTTCCTCGCGCTCGCCGAGGACCACGAGCGGGTCGCGCTCGACACCACGATGGCGTTCACGCCGTTCTTCGAGGAGATGGGCGGCGCGTACCCGCCCGACCTGCTGCCGCGGGTGCGCGACCTCGGCCTGGCGGGCAGGGTCCACCTCGGCAGCGACTTCCCGAACATCCCCTACCCCTACGCCGTCCAGCTCGACGCGCTCGCCCGGCTCGACCTGGGGGAGGAGTGGCTGCGCGCGGTGTGCTGGGACAACACCGCCGCGCTGCTCGGCTGA
- the smpB gene encoding SsrA-binding protein SmpB — protein sequence MAKEQGQKMVAQNKKARHDYHIEDTWEAGLVLMGTEVKSLRQGRASLVDGFAEIDGGEAWLLGVHIPEYSQGTWTNHAARRRRKLLLNRSEIDKIERKITDKGYTIVPLSLYFKDGRAKVEIALAKGKKAYDKRHTLAERQANREKVEAVQRRLKGHRD from the coding sequence ATGGCGAAGGAGCAGGGCCAGAAGATGGTCGCGCAGAACAAGAAGGCGCGCCACGACTACCACATCGAGGACACCTGGGAGGCCGGGCTCGTCCTGATGGGGACCGAGGTCAAGTCGCTGCGCCAGGGCCGTGCCTCGCTGGTCGACGGGTTCGCCGAGATCGACGGCGGGGAGGCCTGGCTGCTCGGCGTGCACATCCCGGAGTACAGCCAGGGCACGTGGACCAACCACGCCGCGCGCCGCCGCCGCAAGCTGCTGCTCAACCGCTCGGAGATCGACAAGATCGAGCGCAAGATCACCGACAAGGGCTACACGATCGTCCCGCTCTCGCTCTACTTCAAGGACGGGCGCGCCAAGGTCGAGATCGCGCTCGCCAAGGGCAAGAAGGCCTACGACAAGCGGCACACCCTCGCCGAGCGGCAGGCCAACCGCGAGAAGGTCGAGGCGGTCCAGCGCCGGCTCAAGGGGCACCGGGACTGA
- a CDS encoding M23 family metallopeptidase, which yields MTLPRTAHRRLATSMALAMALGVSSFAVAQAADDLKDKQKQVEREVRGAQRDLDESSADLQEATARLDAARDQLATAKTELATARGKVEVAQERDAQMQAELAAAEAALAAAEAALTQGRADAEAQREQVASTVADMYSEGDPELIAFSSLLDAESTEELTRRNGVRDVIVGQEARAYDELKAAEVLLQVQEQQVSAARDDVAAKRQAAAEHLSLMQALEAEEQAAKDSVVSLVLERRDAQEGARKARARDAAKLREHLAEQKKIEEMLKRRAARALARQRAQARSQSSGTSTGLLLKPVDGYVTSPFGYREHPIYHYWGLHDGVDFGGGCGTPLRAAAPGRVVSSYWSDVYGHRLIIDNGAMAGVGLATIYNHASSYNVGVGDQVQEGQVIGYEGSTGWSTGCHLHFTVMANGKAVDPMNWF from the coding sequence TTGACGCTGCCCCGTACCGCCCACCGCCGCCTGGCTACCTCGATGGCCCTCGCGATGGCGCTGGGTGTGTCCTCCTTCGCGGTCGCGCAGGCCGCCGACGACCTCAAGGACAAGCAGAAGCAGGTCGAGCGCGAGGTCAGGGGCGCCCAGCGCGACCTCGACGAGTCGAGCGCCGACCTGCAGGAGGCCACCGCCCGCCTCGACGCGGCCCGGGACCAGCTCGCGACCGCCAAGACCGAGCTCGCCACCGCGCGCGGCAAGGTCGAGGTGGCGCAGGAGCGCGACGCGCAGATGCAGGCCGAGCTCGCCGCCGCCGAGGCCGCGCTCGCGGCCGCCGAGGCGGCCCTGACCCAGGGCCGGGCCGACGCGGAGGCCCAGCGTGAGCAGGTCGCCTCCACGGTCGCCGACATGTACTCCGAGGGCGACCCCGAGCTGATCGCGTTCTCCTCCCTGCTCGACGCGGAGTCGACCGAGGAGCTCACCCGCCGCAACGGCGTGCGCGACGTGATCGTCGGCCAGGAGGCGCGGGCCTACGACGAGCTGAAGGCGGCCGAGGTGCTGCTGCAGGTCCAGGAGCAGCAGGTCTCCGCGGCGCGCGACGACGTCGCCGCGAAGCGCCAGGCGGCCGCCGAGCACCTCAGCCTGATGCAGGCCCTGGAGGCGGAGGAGCAGGCCGCCAAGGACTCGGTCGTCTCCCTCGTCCTCGAGCGTCGCGACGCCCAGGAGGGCGCCCGCAAGGCCCGGGCCCGGGACGCGGCCAAGCTCCGCGAGCACCTCGCCGAGCAGAAGAAGATCGAGGAGATGCTCAAGCGCCGCGCGGCCCGCGCGCTGGCCCGCCAGCGTGCCCAGGCCCGCTCGCAGTCGTCGGGCACCTCGACCGGGCTGCTGCTCAAGCCGGTCGACGGCTACGTCACCTCGCCGTTCGGCTACCGCGAGCACCCGATCTACCACTACTGGGGCCTCCACGACGGCGTCGACTTCGGTGGCGGCTGCGGCACCCCGCTGCGCGCCGCCGCGCCGGGGCGGGTCGTGTCGTCGTACTGGAGCGACGTCTACGGCCACCGGCTGATCATCGACAACGGCGCGATGGCGGGGGTCGGTCTGGCCACCATCTACAACCACGCCAGCAGCTACAACGTGGGAGTCGGCGACCAGGTCCAGGAGGGCCAGGTCATCGGCTACGAGGGCAGCACCGGCTGGTCGACCGGCTGCCACCTGCACTTCACGGTCATGGCCAACGGCAAGGCCGTCGACCCGATGAACTGGTTCTGA
- the ftsX gene encoding permease-like cell division protein FtsX: MQLRYVYSELGQGLRRNLSMHLAVVLTLFVSLTLVGLGVLFNQQAAKAADHWGNQLQITVYLCRVNDSSAVCPNAVTDAQKTEIAAVVDDNPEVADYHFESSEQALDKARELYGDELFSGDNPAITAEDMPQTIWITLDDPEQYEGITSAVQGLDGVSKVRDMREQVAPILDSINMLQWVALGTAAFLVFAALLLVANTIRLAAFARRKEIGIMRLVGASTLYIALPFLLEALVTALIGVALAVGALAGFMYFGIDELSQNRLKFVPWIGMPEFWLSAASVAILGPLLTLLPTLVLTRKYLKV; this comes from the coding sequence ATGCAGCTTCGCTACGTCTACTCCGAGCTCGGCCAGGGCCTGCGCCGCAACCTGTCGATGCACCTGGCCGTGGTGCTCACCCTGTTCGTGTCGCTGACCCTCGTCGGCCTCGGCGTGCTGTTCAACCAGCAGGCCGCCAAGGCCGCCGACCACTGGGGCAACCAGCTCCAGATCACCGTCTACCTCTGCCGCGTCAACGACAGCAGCGCGGTCTGCCCGAACGCGGTCACCGACGCGCAGAAGACCGAGATCGCCGCGGTCGTCGACGACAACCCCGAGGTGGCCGACTACCACTTCGAGTCCAGCGAGCAGGCGCTCGACAAGGCCCGTGAGCTCTACGGCGACGAGCTGTTCTCCGGCGACAACCCCGCGATCACCGCGGAGGACATGCCGCAGACGATCTGGATCACGCTCGACGACCCCGAGCAGTACGAGGGCATCACCAGCGCGGTGCAGGGCCTCGACGGCGTGTCGAAGGTGCGTGACATGCGCGAGCAGGTGGCGCCGATCCTCGACTCGATCAACATGCTGCAGTGGGTCGCGCTCGGCACGGCGGCGTTCCTCGTCTTCGCCGCGCTGCTGCTGGTCGCCAACACCATCCGGCTGGCGGCCTTCGCGCGCCGCAAGGAGATCGGCATCATGCGGCTGGTGGGAGCGTCCACGCTCTACATCGCGCTGCCGTTCCTCCTCGAGGCGCTGGTGACCGCGCTCATCGGCGTGGCGCTCGCGGTCGGGGCGCTGGCGGGCTTCATGTACTTCGGCATCGACGAGCTGTCGCAGAACCGGCTCAAGTTCGTCCCGTGGATCGGGATGCCCGAGTTCTGGCTCTCCGCCGCGTCGGTCGCGATCCTCGGCCCGCTGCTCACGCTGCTGCCGACACTCGTGCTGACGCGCAAATACCTCAAAGTCTGA
- the ftsE gene encoding cell division ATP-binding protein FtsE produces the protein MIRFEKVSKTYPGHPHPALDNISVDVEKGEFVFLVGSSGSGKSTFLRLVLREYRPTAGRVYVAGKEINRLASWKVPRLRRDIGTVFQDFRLLPNKTVSENVAFALQVIGKSRKEIKDVVPETLELVGLGGKGDRMPDELSGGEQQRVAVARAFVNRPMILIADEPTGNLDPTTSVGIMKLLDRINRTGTTVVMATHDSSIVDQMRKRVIELENGHVVRDQAQGVYGHQN, from the coding sequence GTGATTCGCTTCGAGAAGGTCTCCAAGACCTATCCCGGCCACCCCCACCCGGCGCTCGACAACATCTCCGTCGACGTCGAGAAGGGGGAGTTCGTCTTCCTGGTGGGGTCCTCGGGCTCGGGCAAGTCGACCTTCCTCCGCCTGGTGCTGCGGGAGTACCGCCCGACCGCGGGCCGGGTCTACGTCGCCGGCAAGGAGATCAACCGGCTCGCGAGCTGGAAGGTGCCGCGGCTGCGTCGCGACATCGGCACCGTCTTCCAGGACTTCCGGCTCCTGCCCAACAAGACGGTCAGCGAGAACGTCGCGTTCGCCCTGCAGGTGATCGGCAAGTCGCGCAAGGAGATCAAGGACGTCGTCCCCGAGACCCTGGAGCTGGTCGGCCTCGGCGGCAAGGGCGACCGGATGCCCGACGAGCTCTCCGGCGGCGAGCAGCAGCGCGTCGCGGTGGCCCGCGCGTTCGTCAACCGGCCGATGATCCTCATCGCCGACGAGCCGACCGGAAACCTCGACCCGACCACCTCGGTCGGCATCATGAAGCTGCTCGACCGGATCAACCGCACGGGCACCACGGTCGTGATGGCCACCCACGACTCCTCCATCGTCGACCAGATGCGCAAGCGGGTCATCGAGCTCGAGAACGGCCACGTCGTGCGCGACCAGGCGCAGGGCGTCTACGGCCACCAGAACTGA
- a CDS encoding WXG100 family type VII secretion target — protein sequence MSDLLDLVVHGDPAACRTAATDIGTARTTVTTGVEDVRRAVRTAGTWQGQAGDAFEVRVDAAVKDLRELDKRLESLGSALTDFAGELDVVRSRMAHARSVGVAGGVRTSGESLVRPEAPTDATPAQVTAHNDVVKAWNEAVEVADAARTKEQEAHKRLGDGVKKSTGDGFVVDLLQRLGFLPPDFADGDDIGSWLFGLGGLGFGAGVGWMVNGRYGIFQPRINGRFASASGMSFWQRAWAAGNSDNFHARPYSAAARNGWATAGKWAGRAGTVVTAVSAGWNQWQADADDPSMGDVERGTRAGTMGATTAAGAWAGAQGGAWAGGAIGTAICPGVGTVVGGVVGGIVGGAIGGFVGSEVGQAILDPVGDAADAAADWAGDRLSDAGDALSDVGDALSFWD from the coding sequence ATGAGCGACCTCCTCGACCTCGTCGTCCACGGCGACCCCGCGGCCTGTCGTACGGCCGCCACCGACATCGGCACCGCCCGGACGACCGTCACGACCGGCGTCGAGGACGTACGCCGGGCGGTGCGCACCGCCGGCACGTGGCAGGGGCAGGCGGGTGACGCCTTCGAGGTCCGCGTGGACGCCGCCGTCAAGGACCTGCGCGAGCTCGACAAGCGCCTGGAGTCCCTCGGCTCGGCGCTCACCGACTTCGCCGGCGAGCTCGACGTGGTCCGCTCGCGCATGGCCCACGCCCGCAGCGTCGGCGTCGCCGGCGGCGTGCGCACCAGCGGCGAGTCGCTCGTCCGGCCCGAGGCGCCGACGGACGCGACGCCCGCGCAGGTCACCGCGCACAACGACGTCGTGAAGGCCTGGAACGAGGCGGTCGAGGTCGCCGACGCCGCCCGCACCAAGGAGCAGGAGGCCCACAAGCGCCTCGGCGACGGCGTCAAGAAGTCCACCGGGGACGGCTTCGTGGTCGACCTGCTCCAGCGCCTCGGCTTCCTGCCCCCCGACTTCGCCGACGGCGACGACATCGGCTCGTGGCTCTTCGGCCTCGGCGGCCTGGGCTTCGGCGCCGGGGTGGGTTGGATGGTCAACGGCCGCTACGGCATCTTCCAGCCGCGGATCAACGGCCGCTTCGCCAGCGCCAGCGGCATGAGCTTCTGGCAGCGCGCCTGGGCGGCCGGCAACAGCGACAACTTCCACGCCCGGCCCTACAGCGCCGCGGCCCGCAACGGCTGGGCGACCGCCGGCAAGTGGGCCGGCCGCGCCGGCACCGTCGTCACGGCCGTCAGCGCCGGGTGGAACCAGTGGCAGGCCGACGCCGACGACCCGTCGATGGGCGACGTCGAGCGCGGCACCCGGGCCGGCACCATGGGCGCCACCACCGCCGCGGGCGCCTGGGCGGGCGCCCAGGGCGGCGCGTGGGCCGGCGGCGCGATCGGCACCGCCATCTGCCCGGGCGTCGGCACCGTCGTCGGCGGCGTCGTCGGCGGCATCGTCGGCGGTGCGATCGGCGGCTTCGTCGGCTCCGAGGTCGGCCAGGCGATCCTCGACCCGGTCGGCGACGCCGCGGACGCTGCGGCAGACTGGGCCGGTGACCGGCTCTCCGACGCCGGGGACGCCCTGTCCGACGTCGGTGACGCGCTCTCGTTCTGGGACTGA
- a CDS encoding TY-Chap domain-containing protein has product MSAWDAVRDRLEGELASLGDGEFVVVTEPEPPRAPARGLLRRRPAPDPVRWVQARRDGDLAYAECVGATSFGGDWDVDAATHQRLRDLGWLAPGDDDPTGTQPSYPAYWCVLPHAEAARVAGLARDALALLGADPATLEWRRGA; this is encoded by the coding sequence ATGTCGGCCTGGGACGCGGTCCGGGACCGGCTCGAGGGTGAGCTCGCCTCGCTCGGCGACGGCGAGTTCGTCGTCGTGACGGAGCCCGAGCCGCCCCGTGCACCCGCCCGCGGGCTGCTGCGTCGTCGTCCGGCGCCCGACCCGGTCCGCTGGGTCCAGGCCCGGCGCGACGGCGACCTGGCCTACGCCGAGTGCGTCGGCGCGACGTCCTTCGGCGGCGACTGGGACGTCGACGCCGCCACCCACCAGCGGCTGCGCGACCTCGGCTGGCTCGCCCCGGGCGACGACGACCCGACCGGCACCCAGCCGTCCTACCCCGCGTACTGGTGCGTCCTGCCGCACGCCGAGGCGGCCCGCGTCGCGGGCCTGGCCCGGGACGCGCTCGCGCTGCTCGGCGCCGACCCGGCGACGCTGGAGTGGCGCCGCGGCGCCTGA